The genomic window TGTTATGAGTATGCTCAAAATGCAGTTCATTATGCAGGTATATTCACTTCCGATTATGTGTTTCATTTTGCCCCCCAGGATATAAGCGATTATTCTATAGAGTCAACTTGGACACGCGTTCAAGAACAGGATATGATACAGGTGTTTCATAATCGTTATAAAGAAATACAGGTCTCGCTGGAAACGATGGACACTCAGGATCAATTGGAATCCACACAAGCTAAAATATATCGTCAATACCAAATCACGGGAACTTTACGCAGCCAAGGAAAGGAGCGTTTAACTTTGGCAAGCGGTAATCTGGAATTGCATTTAAAAAAGGAATATGGCTATTGGTATATAAAGCAGTGGTATGATTATCGGGGTAGCAATGGCTCCACTTGGGGTAAACTGAAATATGAGAACCATTAATATTCTTCTCCTTTTTCTGGCTTTTTTGCTGAGCAGTTGCCAAAATCCTTTCTGTCCGAAACTCTATGATGTTTCCAGCGCCGAAATTGAAAACAGGACACCGGAAGAACTTTTGCAAAATTTGGAGCGTGCTTATACCGAAAAGAACATCAACCTTTATAAATCGCTTTTGCATCCTGATTTCCGTTTTGAACTTTTGGCAAGCGAAGTTAGTTTAATTGGCATTGATATGAATGGAGACGGAATGCGAGATTCTTGGTGGGGTTATGATCAAGAAATTGAATATACGGATAGAATGTTTAATCGCGGTTCCAGTGATGGAACTTATTATCCTCCCGATGAAATAAAATTGCGTTTACAGATTCCCACTTCTGATAGATGGCAAACCGATCCTGAAATTGGCCATGAGGATTGGATAGTTATTCCTTGCAACTTTGATTTAATCCTGTCCTATAAAGAAAGTAATTCCTCTTTAAACGCCAATGGAATTGCCCGATTTTATTTAATGCCCGTAGAAAACGGTTGGAAAATTGCCATCTGGAGGGATGAATCCAATATATGAATTCAGAAGGGCGTATTCTTGCCCTGGATTATGGAGAAAAGAGAATTGGCTTGGCATTGAGTGATCCGAATCGCATTTTTGCCAAACCGCTTCGTATCCTTGCTAATCAGGGTTTTGAAAAACTAATAAAAGATCTGCAAGAAGTTATATCACAATATAGTGTTACTAAGCTTATAGTTGGTATCCCTTATGCCATAGATGGTTCTTTTACTCCCAAAACTGAAGAGTGCCAATCCATTTTAAATCGTCTGCAAAAAGCTATGTCCATTCCTGTAGAAGGTTTTGATGAACGCTATTCCACTTGGGAGGCAAATGAAGAACTAAAAAAAATGGGTTACACTTGGCAGGAAGCAAAAAAAATCAAAGATGCTATGGCGGCTGCAATGTTTCTAAAAGAATATCTGGCTAAATGAAAAAAAAGAAAATAGTTATCATCAGCTTAGCAAGCGTTGTAGCGCTGCTTATTGTATATATTGTCTTGCTTGTTTTTCTCCCTTTAAGAAGTGAAGAACGCATCGTGCATATCAAACCGGGAGATAATGCCAGAATTATTGCCTCCAAACTATCGGAAGCAGGTATTATCCGCAGTAAAACAATGTTTGTAGCCCTCACCAAAATTCGCAAAGCGGATAGGGAATTAAAACCTGGCAGCTATATTTTCGGTGGTAATACATATCTTTGGCAAACAGTCAGCCGTTTGCAAAGCGGACAAAGTGAAACCATAACCATCACTTTTCCGGAAGGACTTTCTCTGTATAAAACCCTCAGGAAAATAGACCACAGTGGTCTGGCAGATTATAATGAACTTTACCTCTCTGCCACAAATTTTGCCCAAGTAAAAAAACATTCCGGCTTTGAAGTGCCTTCGTTGGAGGGCTTTTTATATCCTGAAACATATAAATTCCCAATTGAAATTCCTGCTGATTCCATTCTGGCAATAATGACCGACGAATTTTTCAAGCGTTTGCATAAAGAGGGAATAGACCCTTTGGCTATCCCCCAATTTTATGATAAATTGATTCTGGCTTCCATTGTAGAAAAAGAAGCAGGAACGGAAAGTGAAAAAGAAATTATTGCCGGTTTATTTTTAAACCGCATCCAAAAGGGAATGGCTCTTCAGTCCTGTGCTACAGTTAATTATTTACTTGATCCCAAAGGAATAAAACACGATGTCTTAACTTACGAAGATACGCAAATTAATTCTCCCTATAATACTTATCTTCATGCTGGCTTGCCTCCCACCCCTATTTGCAATCCTTCCGTTAA from Candidatus Cloacimonas sp. includes these protein-coding regions:
- the mltG gene encoding endolytic transglycosylase MltG, which translates into the protein MKKKKIVIISLASVVALLIVYIVLLVFLPLRSEERIVHIKPGDNARIIASKLSEAGIIRSKTMFVALTKIRKADRELKPGSYIFGGNTYLWQTVSRLQSGQSETITITFPEGLSLYKTLRKIDHSGLADYNELYLSATNFAQVKKHSGFEVPSLEGFLYPETYKFPIEIPADSILAIMTDEFFKRLHKEGIDPLAIPQFYDKLILASIVEKEAGTESEKEIIAGLFLNRIQKGMALQSCATVNYLLDPKGIKHDVLTYEDTQINSPYNTYLHAGLPPTPICNPSV
- the ruvX gene encoding Holliday junction resolvase RuvX, encoding MNSEGRILALDYGEKRIGLALSDPNRIFAKPLRILANQGFEKLIKDLQEVISQYSVTKLIVGIPYAIDGSFTPKTEECQSILNRLQKAMSIPVEGFDERYSTWEANEELKKMGYTWQEAKKIKDAMAAAMFLKEYLAK